A DNA window from Mesorhizobium sp. C432A contains the following coding sequences:
- the aceA gene encoding isocitrate lyase — MTDFYNLVPSAPEGRFDGIERAYSPDDVKRLRGSVQIRQSLAEMGANRLWKLIHEEDFVNALGAMSGNQAMQQVRAGLKAIYLSGWQVAADANTASAMYPDQSLYPANAAPELVKRINRTLQRADQIETSEGNGLSVDTWFAPIVADAEAGFGGPLNAFEIMKAFIEAGAAGVHYEDQLASEKKCGHLGGKVLIPTAAHIRNLNAARLAADVMGTPTLVVARTDAEAAKLLTSDIDERDQPFVDYDAGRTVEGFYQVRNGIEPCIARAIAYAPHADLIWCETSKPDLTQAKKFAEGVRRHHPGKLLAYNCSPSFNWKKNLDDATIAKFQRELGAMGYKFQFITLAGFHQLNFGMFELARGYKARQMAAYSELQEAEFAAEVHGYTATKHQREVGTGYFDAVSMAISGGQSSTTAMHESTEHVQFKPAAE, encoded by the coding sequence ATGACTGATTTTTACAATCTTGTCCCATCCGCGCCCGAAGGCCGCTTCGACGGCATCGAACGAGCCTATTCGCCGGACGATGTGAAGCGGCTGCGCGGGTCGGTCCAGATACGCCAGAGTCTTGCCGAAATGGGCGCCAACCGGCTGTGGAAGCTCATCCACGAGGAAGACTTCGTCAATGCACTCGGCGCCATGTCGGGCAACCAGGCGATGCAGCAGGTGCGTGCCGGGCTGAAGGCAATCTATCTCTCGGGCTGGCAGGTCGCCGCCGACGCCAACACCGCGTCGGCCATGTATCCGGACCAGTCGCTCTATCCCGCCAATGCGGCGCCCGAACTGGTCAAGCGCATCAACCGCACGCTGCAGCGCGCCGATCAGATCGAGACCTCGGAAGGCAACGGCCTGTCGGTCGACACCTGGTTCGCGCCGATCGTCGCCGATGCCGAGGCCGGCTTCGGCGGACCGCTCAACGCCTTCGAGATCATGAAGGCGTTCATCGAGGCGGGCGCTGCCGGCGTCCACTATGAGGACCAGCTGGCCTCTGAGAAGAAGTGCGGCCATCTCGGCGGCAAAGTGCTGATCCCGACCGCCGCGCATATCCGCAACCTCAACGCGGCGCGTCTGGCGGCCGACGTGATGGGCACGCCGACGCTAGTCGTGGCACGCACCGATGCGGAAGCGGCAAAGCTTCTGACCTCCGACATTGACGAGCGCGACCAGCCTTTCGTCGACTACGATGCCGGCCGCACGGTTGAAGGCTTCTACCAGGTCAGGAACGGCATCGAACCGTGCATCGCGCGCGCCATTGCCTATGCGCCGCATGCCGACTTGATCTGGTGCGAGACGTCGAAGCCCGACCTGACGCAGGCCAAGAAATTCGCCGAGGGCGTGCGCAGGCATCATCCCGGCAAGCTTCTCGCCTATAATTGCTCGCCGTCGTTCAACTGGAAGAAGAACCTCGACGACGCGACGATCGCCAAGTTCCAGCGCGAACTCGGCGCCATGGGCTACAAGTTCCAGTTCATCACGCTTGCCGGCTTCCACCAGCTCAATTTCGGCATGTTCGAGCTGGCCCGCGGCTACAAGGCGCGGCAGATGGCGGCCTATTCCGAGTTGCAGGAAGCCGAGTTCGCGGCCGAAGTCCACGGCTACACCGCGACCAAGCACCAGCGCGAGGTCGGCACCGGCTATTTCGACGCCGTGTCGATGGCAATCAGCGGCGGCCAGTCGTCGACCACCGCCATGCATGAATCGACCGAGCACGTCCAGTTCAAGCCGGCAGCGGAATGA
- a CDS encoding response regulator has translation MCPVNRETDTAKHLNSSSRDANSEISTDFSHVLVVGKSPINRVVVSKIVEKSGLKPISESPEMAAKTLRTLIPGAVVLDGGPDNEDCRALMAAIDALRRTSGRSLPKVILLSTKTGTPDSLGLSSVVDVVVTKPITTERLQPVVDRLISLGRG, from the coding sequence ATGTGCCCTGTGAACCGCGAGACCGACACCGCCAAACATCTGAATTCGTCAAGCAGGGACGCGAACTCCGAGATATCAACGGATTTCTCCCACGTGCTGGTCGTTGGAAAATCGCCGATCAACCGGGTGGTGGTGTCGAAGATCGTCGAGAAGTCCGGACTGAAGCCGATCTCCGAGTCGCCCGAAATGGCGGCCAAGACATTGCGAACCCTCATTCCGGGCGCCGTCGTTCTCGATGGCGGCCCCGACAACGAGGACTGCCGCGCGCTAATGGCGGCCATCGACGCCTTGCGGCGGACATCTGGGCGGTCGCTCCCCAAGGTGATCCTGCTTTCAACCAAGACCGGCACGCCCGACAGCCTGGGCCTGTCGAGCGTGGTCGATGTGGTGGTAACCAAGCCGATCACCACCGAAAGGCTGCAGCCGGTGGTCGACCGGCTGATCAGCCTCGGGCGCGGCTGA
- a CDS encoding HAD family hydrolase, translating into MPGKLTTIGFDADDTLWQNEQFFRLTEKHFATLLADHGEAEHISARLLEAEKRNLAVYGFGIKGFTLSMIETAIEVTEGRVPGSTIAEILAAGRDMLGHPVEALPHARETVERLAGAYHLVLITKGDLFDQERKLAASGLGDLFDAVEIVSDKSAATYARIFGRHGSPQTSMMVGNSLKSDVVPAIEAGSWGVYVPHELTWVLEHVEPPVEAPRFRQLVDLGELPALIESIGKER; encoded by the coding sequence ATGCCTGGCAAATTGACCACGATCGGCTTCGACGCCGACGATACCCTATGGCAGAACGAACAGTTCTTCCGCCTGACCGAGAAGCATTTCGCAACCCTACTCGCCGACCACGGCGAGGCCGAGCACATTTCGGCACGGCTGCTGGAGGCCGAGAAGCGCAACCTTGCCGTCTACGGCTTCGGCATCAAGGGCTTTACCTTGTCGATGATCGAGACGGCAATAGAAGTGACCGAGGGCCGTGTGCCGGGGTCGACCATCGCCGAAATCCTTGCCGCCGGCCGCGACATGCTGGGACATCCGGTCGAGGCTTTGCCGCATGCGCGTGAGACCGTGGAAAGGCTCGCCGGCGCCTACCATCTGGTGCTGATCACCAAGGGCGATCTGTTCGACCAGGAGCGCAAGCTGGCGGCGTCCGGCCTTGGCGACCTGTTCGATGCAGTCGAGATCGTCAGCGACAAGAGCGCCGCCACCTATGCCAGGATCTTTGGCCGTCACGGCAGCCCGCAGACCAGCATGATGGTCGGCAATTCGCTCAAGTCGGACGTGGTGCCGGCCATCGAGGCCGGCAGCTGGGGTGTGTATGTGCCGCACGAGCTGACCTGGGTGCTCGAACACGTCGAGCCGCCGGTCGAGGCACCGCGTTTTCGTCAGCTTGTCGATCTTGGCGAACTGCCGGCTTTGATCGAGAGCATCGGCAAGGAACGCTGA
- a CDS encoding glutamine synthetase family protein, translating into MMPPAKKEVRPSTRGGRVRTPAFVKNQRGVKNWKEVSAWLEWRGIEDIECITPDQAGVARGKMMPSKKFTSNTSLALPSAVFMTTISGGYPEDGNGFHYPEDDGDLKLMPDLSTLTVVPWEEDPTAAVICDLVHQDGRSVEFTPRNVLKRVVAAYDKRGLKPVVAPEIEFYLVRKNPDPDYPLTPPVGRSGRAIGGGAGYSIAGVNEFDELIDDIYHFSESQGLEIDTLIHEEGAGQLEINLRHGDPVELADQVFMFKRTIREAALKHEIYATFMAKPIQGQPGSAMHIHQSIIDKKTGLNIFSAKDGSETDDFFHFIGGMQKHVPNALVMFAPYVNSYRRLTQSASAPVNNKWGYDNRTTAFRVPRSDPAARRVENRIPSSDANPYLALAASLACGLIGITNKIKAEPPVLTTANADEIDLPRGLLEAVDLFEGDEELCALLGKSFAATYAAIKRAEFETFMEVISPWEREYLLLNV; encoded by the coding sequence ATGATGCCGCCTGCGAAAAAGGAAGTCCGTCCGTCGACCCGCGGAGGACGCGTCCGAACGCCTGCCTTCGTGAAAAATCAACGCGGCGTGAAGAACTGGAAGGAAGTCAGCGCTTGGCTGGAATGGCGCGGCATCGAAGACATAGAATGCATCACGCCTGATCAGGCTGGCGTCGCGCGCGGCAAGATGATGCCGTCGAAGAAATTCACTTCCAACACCTCGCTGGCGCTGCCATCGGCAGTGTTCATGACGACGATTTCGGGCGGCTATCCCGAGGATGGCAACGGTTTCCACTATCCGGAGGATGATGGCGACCTAAAGCTGATGCCGGATCTGTCGACGTTGACCGTCGTGCCGTGGGAAGAAGACCCGACGGCCGCCGTCATCTGCGACCTCGTCCATCAGGATGGCCGTTCGGTCGAGTTCACGCCGCGCAACGTCCTGAAGCGCGTGGTAGCAGCCTACGACAAGCGCGGGCTGAAGCCGGTGGTGGCGCCCGAGATCGAATTCTATCTGGTGCGCAAGAACCCCGACCCCGATTATCCGCTGACCCCACCCGTCGGGCGTTCCGGACGGGCAATCGGCGGCGGCGCCGGCTATTCGATCGCCGGCGTCAACGAGTTCGACGAACTGATCGACGACATCTACCATTTCTCCGAAAGCCAGGGCCTGGAGATCGACACGCTGATCCACGAGGAAGGCGCCGGCCAGCTCGAGATCAATCTGCGTCACGGCGATCCGGTCGAGCTCGCCGACCAGGTGTTCATGTTCAAACGCACCATCCGCGAGGCAGCGCTGAAGCATGAGATCTATGCCACCTTCATGGCCAAGCCGATCCAGGGCCAGCCAGGTTCTGCCATGCACATCCACCAGTCGATCATCGACAAGAAGACCGGGCTGAATATCTTTTCGGCGAAGGACGGCTCGGAAACCGACGACTTCTTCCATTTCATCGGCGGCATGCAGAAGCATGTGCCGAACGCACTGGTGATGTTTGCTCCCTACGTCAATTCCTACCGCCGGCTGACGCAGTCGGCCTCGGCGCCGGTCAACAACAAATGGGGCTATGACAACCGCACCACGGCGTTCCGCGTGCCGCGCTCGGATCCGGCGGCGCGGCGTGTCGAAAACCGCATCCCGTCTTCCGACGCCAACCCCTATCTGGCGCTGGCGGCCTCACTTGCCTGCGGGCTGATCGGCATCACCAACAAGATCAAGGCCGAACCTCCGGTGCTGACCACCGCAAACGCCGATGAGATCGACCTGCCACGCGGCCTGCTCGAAGCCGTCGACCTTTTCGAAGGCGACGAGGAACTATGCGCTCTTCTGGGCAAGTCCTTCGCCGCAACCTATGCAGCGATCAAGCGGGCGGAGTTCGAGACCTTCATGGAAGTGATCAGCCCGTGGGAGCGGGAGTATCTGTTGCTCAACGTGTGA
- a CDS encoding FAD-binding oxidoreductase, with translation MPYQSPISPGRSWYEDTAGPRPEYPALDGDRSCDVVVVGGGFTGLSAAAHLAKAGADVVLIEAHRFGDGASGRNGGQLGTGQRAWAEEMEAEYGFSRAKALFDLAEEAKAHLLEFAAVNQIDIDYMPGQLSVAHKPRYLDDYKAHAEIMAGRFNYPHIAFMDARETAERLGSTRYFGGTRDTGTGHIHPMKLVIGTAKVAAAAGAHLFEQTLSTGVTSSGGKVRVTTSRGTITAQKCLIGVNAYGGTLEPVSAAHIMPIGSFIGATVPLGVHSKVLPGGEAVDDSRFVVRYFRKSRDGRLLFGGREVYGVNDPKDIHVHIRRQIAELYPELSDVEITHGWGGYVGITMPRKPFVREVMPNVISAGGYSGHGVMLSNFFGKLYAQTVAGNRDRLKLIEDLNIPAFPGGRRFRTPLLFLALNWFALRDRI, from the coding sequence ATGCCTTACCAATCACCTATCTCCCCCGGTCGCTCCTGGTACGAAGACACAGCCGGACCACGCCCTGAGTACCCTGCCCTGGACGGCGACCGCAGCTGCGACGTCGTCGTCGTCGGCGGTGGCTTCACCGGGCTGTCGGCGGCCGCTCATTTGGCGAAGGCGGGAGCCGACGTCGTTCTGATCGAGGCGCATCGCTTCGGCGACGGCGCTTCAGGGCGCAATGGCGGCCAGCTCGGCACGGGCCAGCGCGCCTGGGCCGAAGAGATGGAGGCCGAATACGGCTTCTCCCGCGCCAAGGCGCTGTTCGACCTTGCCGAGGAGGCGAAAGCGCACCTGCTCGAATTCGCCGCCGTCAACCAGATCGACATCGACTATATGCCCGGCCAGTTGTCCGTGGCGCACAAGCCGCGTTATCTCGACGACTACAAGGCGCATGCCGAGATCATGGCGGGCCGCTTCAATTATCCGCACATCGCCTTCATGGATGCCAGGGAAACGGCCGAACGGCTGGGCTCCACACGCTACTTCGGCGGCACCCGCGACACCGGCACCGGACACATCCACCCGATGAAGCTGGTGATCGGCACGGCAAAGGTCGCGGCAGCGGCCGGCGCGCACCTGTTCGAGCAGACACTATCGACCGGTGTTACCTCCAGCGGCGGCAAGGTCAGGGTGACGACTTCGAGAGGAACCATCACCGCCCAGAAATGCCTGATCGGTGTAAATGCCTATGGCGGCACGCTCGAGCCGGTGAGTGCCGCGCACATCATGCCCATCGGTTCCTTCATCGGCGCGACGGTGCCGCTGGGCGTCCATTCGAAAGTGCTGCCGGGCGGCGAGGCGGTCGACGATTCGCGTTTCGTCGTGCGTTATTTCCGCAAATCCAGGGATGGAAGGCTGCTGTTCGGCGGGCGCGAGGTCTATGGCGTCAACGATCCGAAGGACATCCATGTCCATATCCGCCGGCAGATAGCCGAGCTTTATCCGGAACTGAGCGATGTCGAGATCACCCATGGCTGGGGCGGCTATGTCGGCATCACCATGCCCAGGAAACCGTTCGTGCGCGAGGTGATGCCCAATGTGATCTCGGCCGGAGGCTATTCCGGCCACGGCGTGATGCTGTCGAACTTCTTCGGCAAGCTCTATGCCCAGACCGTCGCCGGCAACCGCGACAGACTGAAGCTGATCGAGGACCTGAACATCCCGGCTTTCCCCGGCGGCCGGCGATTTAGAACGCCATTATTGTTCTTGGCACTGAACTGGTTTGCCCTGAGGGACCGAATATAG
- a CDS encoding SH3 domain-containing protein, with protein sequence MNEPFSFGAPERRRFAMQFGYDMRPSFWQGVRTNSHLVIAAVGTAALLGVAGIALWLALPASDRQAIASTQQNVPTFPVKTTKIAPVAATSAAVAAPQAARKGDAVSSTVAAGGAAMPPLSANDPRWTAAQSNSDPAATPSDQAPAEQAAAKPSDAAAFEEPAAQSDATTQLSKVAAPANDDDAETAAIPTPKPQLPDEQSSAATDDTQAKAKPQKVAAAAGTGRILRAVTMRSGPQKNAAAMGTVPAKSSVQVMSCKKWCQIVYNGKRGWIYKSYIKTGA encoded by the coding sequence GTGAACGAGCCCTTCAGTTTCGGCGCGCCGGAACGTCGGCGCTTCGCCATGCAATTCGGTTATGACATGCGGCCCTCCTTCTGGCAGGGGGTGCGCACGAATTCGCATCTGGTGATCGCCGCGGTCGGCACCGCAGCGCTGCTTGGCGTGGCGGGCATAGCGCTTTGGCTGGCGTTGCCGGCCAGCGACCGGCAAGCGATCGCCAGCACACAGCAGAACGTTCCGACTTTTCCGGTCAAGACGACCAAGATTGCCCCGGTCGCGGCCACGTCCGCCGCGGTAGCGGCGCCACAAGCCGCGCGCAAGGGCGATGCAGTTTCATCGACGGTCGCTGCCGGTGGGGCTGCCATGCCGCCGCTGTCGGCGAACGATCCGCGCTGGACTGCGGCGCAATCCAACAGCGACCCTGCCGCGACGCCATCCGATCAGGCGCCTGCCGAGCAGGCTGCCGCCAAACCGTCCGATGCCGCGGCATTCGAAGAACCGGCGGCGCAGAGCGACGCCACGACGCAGCTGTCAAAGGTCGCTGCTCCCGCCAATGACGACGACGCCGAGACCGCCGCCATACCGACGCCAAAACCGCAACTTCCAGACGAGCAATCTTCCGCCGCAACGGACGATACCCAGGCCAAGGCCAAGCCACAGAAGGTGGCTGCTGCCGCCGGCACCGGACGCATCCTCAGGGCGGTGACAATGCGTAGCGGTCCGCAGAAAAACGCCGCCGCCATGGGGACCGTGCCCGCCAAGTCGTCGGTGCAGGTGATGAGTTGCAAGAAATGGTGCCAGATCGTCTACAACGGCAAGCGCGGCTGGATCTACAAGAGCTACATCAAGACCGGGGCTTGA
- a CDS encoding Mur ligase family protein, which produces MKLELLKIRKDLGWALRRLQARWVRARNKATFIGITGSSGKSTSTSLLAHILAAQGKVHLQAQANTMPALIRTLYKRLRKAGKVDYVVFEAGASDFGTISAMAQMLKPSVAVVTMIRLEHFGKFKTLEAVAGEKRALVGALQPDGLAVLNCDDPLVIGMASGAKCRIATFGQSGEADYRVSDVHAAYPELLRFTLHWRGGSLNIQAPFPGEQFWLPTAAAVAAALELGVPPEQVVARTASFAPLPNRSTVQEVSAGPKFLVDTAKAPWHSLNIALEMIAKAKGARKRIVLGQISDYAGSSRKYGAAYNIAREIADEVIYTGDNAHRSRASQADRDSGRFIELRTAKEVSDHIKRTAVPGELILLKSSSNLHLERIALAWTHDVKCWVPICRKSESCQMCGLYEVPFEEHRDFLAKRKLARRRHRFRWLFGG; this is translated from the coding sequence GTGAAACTGGAATTGCTGAAAATTCGCAAGGACTTGGGCTGGGCGCTGCGACGGCTGCAGGCGCGCTGGGTGCGGGCGCGTAACAAGGCGACGTTCATCGGCATTACCGGCAGCTCCGGCAAATCCACATCCACCAGCCTGCTTGCACACATACTGGCCGCCCAAGGCAAGGTGCATCTACAGGCCCAGGCCAATACAATGCCTGCGCTCATCCGAACGCTTTACAAGCGCCTGAGGAAGGCCGGCAAAGTCGATTACGTCGTTTTCGAAGCCGGCGCTTCCGACTTCGGCACGATCAGCGCCATGGCGCAGATGCTGAAGCCGAGTGTGGCGGTGGTTACGATGATCCGTCTGGAGCATTTCGGCAAGTTCAAGACTCTGGAAGCTGTGGCGGGAGAGAAGCGGGCGCTGGTCGGGGCACTTCAACCTGATGGACTTGCGGTTCTCAATTGCGATGACCCACTGGTGATCGGCATGGCGTCTGGCGCGAAATGCCGGATTGCGACCTTCGGCCAGTCCGGCGAGGCAGACTACCGCGTGAGTGACGTGCATGCCGCGTATCCGGAATTGCTGCGGTTCACCCTTCATTGGCGCGGTGGCAGCCTGAATATTCAAGCGCCTTTTCCCGGCGAGCAATTCTGGCTGCCGACTGCAGCGGCTGTTGCCGCCGCCTTGGAACTTGGCGTCCCGCCAGAGCAAGTCGTAGCGAGAACGGCATCGTTTGCACCACTGCCCAACCGCTCTACGGTGCAAGAGGTATCCGCGGGTCCGAAATTCCTGGTCGATACGGCCAAAGCGCCCTGGCATTCGCTCAACATTGCCCTGGAGATGATTGCAAAGGCCAAGGGTGCTCGCAAGCGCATTGTGCTGGGGCAGATATCCGACTACGCCGGCTCGTCGAGGAAATACGGCGCCGCCTACAACATCGCGCGCGAAATCGCCGATGAGGTCATTTATACCGGCGACAATGCGCATCGCTCGCGCGCCAGCCAGGCCGACCGCGACAGCGGCCGTTTCATTGAGCTTCGCACTGCCAAGGAAGTTTCGGATCATATCAAACGGACGGCAGTCCCAGGAGAACTGATTCTGCTGAAAAGTTCGTCCAACCTTCATCTGGAAAGGATCGCGCTCGCCTGGACACACGACGTCAAATGCTGGGTCCCGATATGCCGCAAGTCGGAAAGCTGCCAAATGTGCGGCCTCTACGAAGTGCCGTTCGAGGAACACCGGGATTTCCTGGCGAAGCGCAAACTTGCTCGCAGGAGACACCGTTTCAGGTGGTTGTTCGGCGGCTGA
- a CDS encoding Mur ligase family protein, translating to MKIRQQKSRYDLGWRLRLYLAKRARARSKAIFIGVTGSSGKTTAGSLLGHILAGQGSVHTQVLANTMKLLVSTLSRRMGKGGKTDYVVFEAAAFGPDTMKPMAELLRPDVAVVTMVRLEHRASFKTVENVAREKSALVAALEPGGFAMLNADDPLVMGMASASYCRSVTFGTSEQADYRVSDIEAAYPKPLRFSLHWRGGVLDIETSFPGQHFWLPTSAAVATALELGVPAQMVKDRTATFQPLENRGQVLVPAGGPHFIVDAAKAPWHSLSLAFDMVAGSTFGRKRIVLGQLSDFSGSNNRYAQAYSSAREIADQVIYAGDHAHRSKANQADRDSGRFIELRTAREVSDYIAQTAQPDELILLKSSSNLHLERVALAWTHDVQCWVSVCGKTEGCEQCGLYEVPFEQHREFVAQRKSKRRKHRLLRLLGR from the coding sequence ATGAAGATCAGGCAGCAGAAAAGTCGCTACGATCTGGGATGGCGGCTGCGGCTTTACCTGGCCAAGCGTGCGCGGGCGCGAAGCAAGGCAATTTTCATCGGTGTTACCGGAAGCTCCGGCAAGACGACGGCGGGAAGCCTGCTTGGACACATCCTGGCTGGCCAGGGTTCGGTCCACACACAGGTTCTGGCCAACACTATGAAACTGTTGGTCTCGACCCTATCCAGGCGAATGGGAAAGGGCGGCAAAACCGACTACGTCGTCTTCGAGGCTGCTGCATTCGGCCCGGATACAATGAAGCCCATGGCCGAGTTGCTTCGCCCCGACGTGGCTGTTGTCACAATGGTCCGGCTGGAGCATCGGGCCAGTTTCAAGACTGTGGAAAACGTCGCTCGAGAAAAGAGCGCCCTGGTCGCGGCGCTGGAGCCGGGCGGCTTCGCGATGCTCAATGCCGATGACCCTCTTGTGATGGGCATGGCCTCGGCGAGCTATTGCCGTTCCGTCACATTCGGCACATCGGAGCAGGCGGATTATCGCGTCAGCGATATCGAGGCAGCCTATCCCAAGCCGTTGCGGTTCTCGCTCCACTGGCGCGGCGGTGTGCTCGATATCGAGACGTCGTTCCCCGGCCAGCATTTCTGGCTGCCGACGTCAGCGGCGGTTGCAACCGCTCTTGAGCTGGGCGTGCCTGCGCAGATGGTCAAGGACAGAACCGCGACGTTCCAGCCTCTGGAAAATCGCGGCCAGGTGCTCGTCCCCGCGGGCGGCCCCCACTTCATCGTGGATGCCGCAAAGGCGCCCTGGCATTCGCTGAGCCTTGCCTTCGACATGGTAGCCGGATCGACATTCGGGCGAAAACGTATCGTTCTTGGCCAGCTATCGGATTTTTCCGGCTCGAATAACAGATATGCCCAAGCCTACAGCAGCGCGCGCGAGATTGCAGACCAGGTGATTTATGCCGGCGATCATGCCCATCGCTCCAAGGCGAACCAGGCAGATCGCGACAGCGGCCGCTTCATCGAATTGCGCACGGCCAGGGAAGTGTCGGACTACATCGCCCAAACCGCGCAGCCTGACGAGTTGATCCTGCTCAAGAGCTCGTCCAATCTGCACCTCGAGCGTGTCGCTCTTGCCTGGACCCACGACGTCCAGTGCTGGGTTTCGGTATGCGGCAAGACCGAGGGATGCGAGCAATGCGGCCTCTATGAAGTGCCGTTTGAGCAGCACCGTGAGTTTGTGGCGCAGAGAAAATCGAAGCGCCGCAAGCACAGACTGCTGCGGCTCCTCGGCCGCTAG